From a single Candidatus Auribacterota bacterium genomic region:
- a CDS encoding tetratricopeptide repeat protein — MAIIILAGIAAYSNSVRGSFHFDDLPTIVLNPHIRSLNPAVVWAGNNHSRFLGFYSFALNYYWGGLARLQGWHYVNIGAHIICSLMLYLVLLCLAEDTRLAGNKVPFMAALLFAVHPVFSEPVNYIQARLVPFYTLFSLTGVFAAILCMRARRYVSRLLAALCVLASIILGGLSKEVGLFYALGGVGLYLFAFGVEDRKVRKTIFIILASVAISIVLIITAKGYLSLIFQRGYHFRLGETTFVTRVLTNAGVFWRYISLIIPSSPRLNADHYVRVVSVATAPQILAALIPLIGMGAIVGFAFMIRSREPLVSFLLLWVIMGVLPYMPGAVTTELMVEYKFYFPAIGLVSLLAWAFDRACILAAPRLSKRFANIILWTLFGFLAVHCVKETRDRNRAWVSELTLWSDAVKKSPQKCRTHSNLGVALAKQGRLDEAIAHYLEAILISPAYAEARNNLGVALAKQGRLDEAIARYLEALRINPAYAEAHNNLGDALKRKGQLDDAIAHLSEALRIEPDSAIAHNNLGLALADKGRFDEAIAHSLEALRINPADAEAHNNLGDMLSRLGNLADAIGHYAEALRIKPDYAKAHNNMGVALAKQGRLDEAIGYFSEALRIEPDSAIAHNNLGLALADQGRLDEAIAHYLEAIRISPAYAEAHNNLGIALKRKGQMDGAD; from the coding sequence ATGGCAATCATCATACTGGCCGGTATCGCCGCATATTCAAATAGTGTCCGGGGCTCTTTTCACTTTGACGATCTCCCCACCATTGTTTTGAATCCCCACATAAGGAGCCTCAATCCCGCTGTCGTATGGGCCGGCAATAACCATTCCAGATTTCTGGGTTTCTACTCGTTCGCACTTAACTACTATTGGGGAGGATTGGCGCGGTTACAGGGATGGCATTATGTAAACATCGGCGCGCACATAATCTGCTCCCTGATGCTGTATCTGGTTTTACTCTGCCTTGCCGAGGATACCCGCCTTGCCGGCAACAAGGTTCCGTTCATGGCCGCCCTTCTTTTTGCCGTGCACCCCGTTTTCAGCGAACCGGTCAATTATATACAGGCAAGGCTTGTCCCGTTTTATACCCTGTTTTCCCTCACCGGCGTTTTCGCTGCTATTCTTTGCATGAGAGCGCGGCGGTATGTTTCAAGGCTTTTAGCCGCGTTGTGCGTTCTCGCAAGCATTATTCTAGGAGGGTTATCCAAAGAGGTGGGGCTGTTTTATGCGTTGGGGGGTGTCGGGCTATATCTTTTTGCCTTTGGCGTAGAAGACAGGAAGGTTCGAAAAACTATTTTCATTATTCTCGCCTCTGTAGCCATTTCTATTGTTCTGATTATTACCGCAAAGGGGTATCTCTCGCTGATATTTCAGCGGGGCTACCATTTTAGGCTTGGAGAAACAACCTTTGTAACCCGCGTTCTTACGAATGCCGGGGTTTTCTGGAGATATATCTCTCTCATCATTCCCTCATCTCCGCGTTTGAATGCCGATCATTATGTAAGGGTCGTGAGCGTTGCGACGGCGCCTCAGATACTGGCGGCCCTCATTCCTCTTATAGGTATGGGAGCGATTGTAGGCTTTGCTTTTATGATAAGGTCGCGAGAACCGCTTGTGTCCTTTCTGCTTCTCTGGGTCATCATGGGGGTTCTGCCGTACATGCCGGGTGCTGTTACAACAGAGCTCATGGTAGAGTATAAGTTTTATTTTCCTGCCATAGGGCTGGTGAGCCTCCTGGCATGGGCATTTGATAGGGCGTGTATTCTTGCGGCGCCGAGGCTGTCAAAACGTTTTGCAAATATTATTCTATGGACTCTGTTCGGGTTTCTGGCGGTTCATTGCGTCAAGGAGACGAGAGATCGGAACCGCGCATGGGTAAGCGAGCTCACTTTATGGAGCGACGCGGTAAAGAAATCTCCTCAAAAGTGCAGGACACACAGTAACCTCGGCGTCGCTCTAGCAAAGCAGGGAAGGCTTGATGAGGCTATCGCGCACTATCTCGAAGCCATACTGATTAGCCCGGCCTATGCGGAAGCGCGCAATAACTTGGGGGTCGCTCTAGCAAAGCAGGGGAGGCTTGATGAGGCTATTGCGCGCTATCTCGAGGCCCTACGGATCAACCCGGCCTATGCGGAAGCGCACAATAACCTGGGGGATGCATTGAAGAGGAAAGGGCAGCTTGATGATGCCATTGCGCATCTCTCGGAGGCGCTGCGGATTGAACCAGATTCGGCGATTGCGCACAATAACCTGGGACTCGCTCTGGCCGACAAGGGGAGGTTTGACGAGGCTATTGCGCACTCTCTCGAAGCCCTACGGATCAACCCGGCCGATGCGGAAGCGCACAATAACCTGGGGGATATGTTATCCCGATTGGGGAATCTTGCCGATGCCATAGGCCATTATGCCGAGGCGTTGCGGATCAAGCCTGACTATGCGAAAGCGCACAACAACATGGGAGTCGCTCTAGCAAAGCAGGGGAGGCTTGATGAAGCTATCGGCTATTTTTCGGAGGCGCTGCGGATTGAACCAGATTCGGCGATTGCGCATAATAACCTGGGACTCGCTCTGGCCGACCAGGGGAGGCTTGATGAGGCTATCGCGCACTATCTCGAAGCCATACGGATTAGCCCGGCCTATGCGGAAGCGCACAATAACCTGGGGATTGCATTGAAGCGGAAGGGGCAGATGGATGGGGCAGACTGA
- a CDS encoding DUF3307 domain-containing protein, with the protein MLLFKLLILAHLVADFPLQSAHIYRLKRRYLAGQIPHALICLGTMALAGYPLIGSWSFWRFISVVAGAHLMVDYVKVAFLDRLGPRNDLGTFLLDQAMHIAVIAAVFMTPLPGLPELQGGIIQRLDRAGVITTSIFFLVATFSGVYLLDSAKRTLLHAPEYALMPDGFSKYYGVVERGILFALMVGGYAYLALVPAVMLIRLPVANHCAKKFKPEKFLLSPADIAGSFLIACASAVCAVLTR; encoded by the coding sequence ATGCTGCTTTTTAAATTGCTGATCCTGGCGCACCTGGTCGCCGATTTTCCCCTGCAGTCCGCGCATATCTACCGGTTGAAGAGAAGATACCTCGCGGGACAGATTCCACACGCCCTCATCTGCCTGGGTACAATGGCGCTCGCGGGTTACCCGCTCATCGGCTCTTGGTCATTCTGGCGCTTCATCTCCGTGGTCGCGGGCGCTCATCTGATGGTGGATTATGTTAAAGTGGCCTTCCTCGACCGCCTGGGCCCCCGGAATGATCTCGGGACGTTCCTCCTGGATCAGGCGATGCACATCGCGGTGATCGCAGCCGTATTCATGACCCCACTCCCGGGGCTGCCCGAGCTGCAGGGGGGCATCATTCAGAGGCTCGATCGCGCGGGGGTGATCACCACCTCCATATTTTTTCTCGTGGCCACGTTCAGTGGGGTCTACCTGCTCGATTCTGCCAAGCGCACACTTCTGCATGCTCCCGAATACGCACTCATGCCTGATGGCTTCTCAAAATATTATGGAGTTGTTGAGCGCGGCATTCTCTTCGCGCTCATGGTGGGGGGGTATGCATATCTCGCGCTTGTACCGGCTGTCATGCTCATCCGTCTACCGGTGGCAAACCACTGCGCCAAGAAGTTCAAGCCTGAGAAGTTCCTTCTCTCCCCGGCGGACATCGCAGGGAGTTTCCTGATCGCGTGCGCCTCCGCCGTGTGCGCGGTCCTCACGCGGTAG
- a CDS encoding FecR domain-containing protein produces MNTLTRALVIGLGVCIPFALYGGSETGPSVSLIKVYRHAECLKPPSTAWSAARVGTSLVATDSLRTSNNCYADMQLDPPNKFRLRENSLLKIEQLSKESKDPDGSVMKLTDLGLLKGDIIAKLDKLPAGTRLSLKSPVAVAAVRGTAFSFGAEGETQATRVAVSSGTVNVMAVGEPQKYVNVSPEQRTTVAPWTAALLRAKGTGLPPKELLIKRLGDPKVPLKDAQGLLERLKSPKPSLGNIVIGAEASVTAPAEIENPREAERWAMGEARYRAQKGIIDKLEMIRLSGEETVGDLMNKDPKICEALLDSTGNAHVIKSEYQKNERRATLRLEYPLERVRKIINRDIALVWKNVTPVSLTEYAGAFGAFIRATTERAATVDAYRRLAEKIYGAVVTSSTTLKNFAVQNDQVDIAVKGVVQGAEEVSKTYYSDGSIDVVLQITGSAVRGAITPVAGDVLGTHYMASPSAISADEFIGLLALEQM; encoded by the coding sequence GTGAACACCCTTACTCGTGCGCTCGTTATCGGACTCGGGGTGTGCATCCCCTTCGCGCTCTACGGAGGTTCAGAAACGGGCCCGTCGGTCTCCCTCATCAAGGTGTACCGCCATGCCGAGTGCCTGAAGCCGCCGTCGACTGCATGGTCGGCCGCGAGAGTGGGGACATCGCTCGTCGCGACGGATTCGCTCAGGACATCCAACAACTGCTATGCGGATATGCAGCTGGATCCGCCGAACAAGTTCCGGCTCAGGGAAAACTCGCTCCTGAAGATCGAGCAGCTCTCCAAGGAGTCGAAGGATCCCGACGGCTCGGTGATGAAATTGACCGACCTCGGCCTGCTGAAGGGGGACATCATCGCCAAGCTGGACAAGCTCCCCGCGGGGACGCGCCTGAGTTTGAAGTCGCCTGTCGCGGTGGCCGCCGTGCGCGGCACCGCGTTCTCGTTCGGTGCGGAGGGGGAAACCCAGGCGACGCGCGTGGCAGTCTCCAGCGGCACGGTGAACGTCATGGCGGTCGGCGAGCCCCAGAAATATGTCAACGTGAGTCCCGAACAGCGCACCACCGTGGCGCCGTGGACGGCGGCGCTGCTGAGGGCAAAGGGAACCGGCCTGCCCCCAAAGGAGCTGCTGATCAAGAGGCTCGGCGACCCGAAGGTGCCGCTCAAGGATGCGCAGGGATTGCTGGAACGCCTCAAGAGCCCGAAGCCGAGCCTCGGGAACATCGTCATCGGCGCCGAGGCGAGCGTGACCGCTCCCGCGGAGATCGAAAACCCCCGGGAAGCCGAGCGCTGGGCGATGGGTGAGGCGCGCTACCGGGCTCAGAAGGGGATCATCGATAAGCTCGAAATGATCAGGCTTTCGGGTGAGGAGACGGTCGGCGACCTCATGAATAAGGATCCAAAAATCTGTGAGGCGCTGCTCGACAGCACCGGCAACGCCCACGTGATAAAATCGGAATACCAGAAGAACGAGCGCCGCGCGACGTTGCGGCTGGAGTACCCGCTCGAGCGAGTGCGCAAAATAATCAATCGCGATATCGCGCTGGTCTGGAAAAATGTGACCCCCGTATCCCTCACGGAATACGCCGGCGCCTTCGGGGCCTTCATTCGCGCCACCACCGAGCGGGCGGCGACGGTGGACGCGTACCGGCGGCTCGCCGAGAAGATATACGGCGCCGTGGTAACCTCCTCGACGACGCTCAAAAACTTCGCCGTTCAGAACGATCAGGTCGATATCGCGGTCAAGGGAGTGGTGCAGGGGGCAGAAGAGGTTTCCAAGACGTACTACTCTGACGGTTCCATCGACGTGGTGCTCCAGATCACCGGCAGCGCGGTGCGCGGGGCGATCACCCCGGTTGCCGGGGACGTCCTGGGAACGCACTACATGGCCTCGCCGTCCGCGATCAGCGCGGATGAGTTCATCGGCCTCCTCGCCCTGGAGCAGATGTAA
- a CDS encoding adenylate/guanylate cyclase domain-containing protein: MKMRYIATLLTLLSLVLVTLMSRTGVFRMYEDKTIDSRFSWRHRVRGPVSCPDIRIIGIDDQTLIALGGRWPIPWRWHALLFEALSDNLPAVAAYNILFPSAEGQEKNDEEQLVEATQRLGDVVYPYYFEFAEAGPARAEPPAPSAERAADRKMLQKYALTDVEGDVGSLPRTAEVTIPVAPLAAHAALGFANAQGDEADGVVRRMPLVLGFEGRVYPSFCLTAVLRYYNIAIEDVHVALGNRVEFDVPEGPHVSIPIDTQGRMFINFTANYNEFSHSVFSQVVQSFARRQKGLGAPLDLSDFEGKLVLVGLTATGVIEAYTKPTPLDPESPFLTAQANALSTIISRSFPRLPGFWAVTGLLLLLGAAVSLITSSMKAATSLVLSAICLCIFIAISYWLFFFKTIILPLVSGGCMAVLTYTFITSYRYATEERQRRFYRGVLGKYLSHNVMETILQHPAELKLGGERKDMTVLFADVRGFTKFCERSPVEEIAPRLNELHEKMTQIIWRHDGTLDKYMGDGIMAFWGAPLPQKDHARRAVLAAIDMMAELTRMRPSWESRGIEPFSMGIGINTGTMVVGNMGSNEFWNYTVLGDEVNLAARLEGLTRSYQVDVIVSEFTYRLVRDVVEARLLGEVTVKGKEKPVVVYGLTGKR; the protein is encoded by the coding sequence ATGAAAATGAGGTACATTGCCACCCTTTTAACGCTCCTGAGTTTGGTGCTGGTCACGCTCATGAGTCGGACCGGCGTGTTCAGGATGTATGAAGATAAGACGATTGACTCCCGATTCTCCTGGCGCCACAGGGTGCGGGGGCCGGTCTCGTGCCCCGATATCCGCATCATAGGGATTGATGACCAGACGCTCATCGCGCTGGGCGGGCGGTGGCCGATCCCCTGGCGCTGGCACGCCCTCCTCTTCGAAGCGCTCTCCGACAACCTCCCCGCGGTGGCCGCTTACAATATTCTATTCCCCTCCGCCGAGGGGCAGGAGAAGAACGACGAAGAACAACTCGTGGAGGCGACGCAGCGGCTCGGCGATGTAGTTTATCCCTACTATTTTGAATTTGCGGAAGCGGGACCCGCACGCGCCGAACCACCGGCTCCTTCTGCCGAGCGCGCGGCTGACAGGAAAATGCTGCAAAAATATGCGCTCACCGACGTGGAGGGCGACGTTGGGTCGCTCCCACGAACGGCCGAGGTCACCATTCCGGTAGCGCCGCTCGCCGCACATGCCGCGCTCGGCTTTGCGAATGCGCAGGGGGACGAGGCAGACGGCGTGGTGCGGCGGATGCCGCTCGTCCTCGGCTTCGAGGGCAGGGTCTATCCCTCGTTCTGCCTCACGGCAGTCCTCCGCTACTACAATATAGCGATCGAGGATGTCCATGTCGCGCTCGGCAATCGCGTTGAATTCGATGTCCCTGAGGGTCCTCACGTCTCGATCCCCATTGATACACAGGGGAGAATGTTCATCAACTTCACGGCCAACTACAATGAATTCAGCCACAGCGTATTCTCCCAGGTGGTGCAGTCCTTCGCCCGCCGCCAGAAAGGCCTGGGCGCGCCGCTCGACCTCTCAGATTTTGAGGGGAAGCTCGTGCTCGTAGGGCTCACGGCGACCGGCGTCATAGAAGCCTACACGAAGCCGACCCCGCTTGATCCCGAGAGCCCCTTCCTCACCGCCCAGGCGAACGCGCTCAGTACGATCATCTCCCGCTCATTCCCCCGGCTTCCGGGGTTCTGGGCAGTGACCGGCCTCCTGCTTCTCCTGGGGGCTGCCGTGAGCCTGATCACCTCTTCAATGAAGGCCGCAACGAGTTTGGTACTCTCGGCGATCTGCCTCTGCATTTTCATCGCCATCTCGTACTGGCTCTTCTTCTTCAAGACGATCATCCTGCCCCTCGTCTCCGGAGGATGCATGGCGGTCCTCACCTATACCTTCATCACCTCATACCGCTATGCCACTGAGGAGCGGCAGAGGAGGTTCTACCGTGGCGTGCTGGGGAAGTACCTTTCACACAACGTAATGGAGACAATCCTACAACATCCCGCCGAGCTCAAACTCGGGGGGGAACGCAAGGATATGACCGTGCTCTTTGCTGACGTACGGGGCTTTACCAAATTCTGTGAACGGAGCCCCGTCGAGGAGATCGCCCCGCGGCTGAATGAGCTCCACGAGAAGATGACGCAGATCATCTGGAGGCACGATGGCACGCTGGACAAATACATGGGAGACGGGATCATGGCATTCTGGGGGGCGCCGCTCCCGCAGAAGGACCACGCGCGCAGGGCGGTCCTCGCGGCGATTGACATGATGGCGGAACTCACCCGGATGCGCCCCTCATGGGAATCGCGCGGGATAGAACCCTTCTCCATGGGGATAGGCATCAATACGGGGACAATGGTTGTCGGGAACATGGGATCGAACGAGTTCTGGAACTACACGGTTCTGGGAGACGAGGTGAACCTCGCCGCCCGTCTCGAGGGTCTCACTAGAAGCTATCAGGTGGATGTGATAGTATCAGAATTCACCTATCGCCTCGTGCGCGACGTTGTGGAGGCCCGACTGCTCGGCGAGGTAACCGTGAAGGGGAAAGAAAAGCCGGTGGTGGTCTACGGGTTGACCGGGAAGAGGTGA
- a CDS encoding SpoIIE family protein phosphatase — protein MGQLKGDTMGDGTALIKEKITELGALQDQLRAANHKITSLSALVEISKIINSTLDLDTLLTMIMEIIKQVLNAESGSLLLIDERGDELLYRVALGAKGKELKDKFRLKMGQGIAGWVAMHAEPLLVPDVSQDKRFDPTTDETLGHKTRSILCVPLQVQGKTLGVLEAINSKSPGGFSHDEMELFLAFSSQAAVALESARMHARLLEKQHFEHELQIAHQIQQNFLPSSFPKIPGAKLYARTVPAWETGGDFFDVVEMGGGRIGAVVGDVSGKGVPAALYMVKALSEFRFRSPGTLGIDRMLEALNESLFEHSTSGMFVTLLYAVVDSAARTLSYGSAGHLPMIRKIGGAGAIEFLDQATGIPLGITRGARYTVHTSALEKGDLLFLYTDGIIEARDRKGHEFGLARLKRLLSSERAAGPEEIVKRVLRGVERFAKGMPQHDDLTAMAIKIG, from the coding sequence ATGGGGCAGCTGAAGGGTGACACGATGGGAGACGGTACCGCACTTATCAAGGAGAAGATCACTGAGCTCGGAGCCCTCCAAGATCAGCTCCGCGCGGCAAATCATAAGATCACCAGCCTGTCTGCCCTGGTCGAGATAAGCAAGATCATTAACTCGACCCTCGACCTGGACACCCTGCTCACCATGATCATGGAAATCATCAAACAGGTGCTCAACGCCGAGAGCGGGTCGCTCCTCCTCATTGACGAGCGCGGCGACGAGCTGCTGTACAGGGTCGCCCTTGGCGCGAAGGGCAAGGAGCTGAAGGATAAGTTCAGGCTGAAGATGGGCCAGGGGATAGCCGGGTGGGTAGCGATGCACGCCGAACCGCTCCTCGTTCCCGACGTGAGCCAGGACAAGCGCTTCGACCCCACGACGGACGAAACACTGGGTCATAAAACGCGCTCCATCCTGTGCGTGCCGCTGCAGGTCCAGGGAAAGACGCTGGGGGTGCTCGAGGCGATCAATTCAAAGAGCCCGGGCGGTTTTTCACACGACGAGATGGAGTTGTTCCTGGCGTTCTCGAGCCAGGCGGCCGTCGCCCTGGAGAGCGCGCGCATGCACGCGCGCCTTCTCGAAAAACAGCATTTCGAGCACGAGCTCCAGATCGCTCATCAGATTCAGCAAAACTTCCTCCCCTCGTCATTTCCGAAGATTCCCGGGGCGAAGCTCTACGCAAGGACCGTGCCCGCATGGGAAACGGGCGGTGATTTTTTCGATGTCGTGGAAATGGGAGGGGGTCGGATCGGCGCGGTGGTCGGCGACGTGTCGGGGAAGGGCGTGCCGGCGGCGCTCTACATGGTGAAGGCGCTGAGCGAGTTCCGTTTTCGCTCCCCGGGGACGCTGGGCATTGACAGGATGCTCGAGGCGCTCAACGAGAGTCTCTTCGAGCACAGCACGAGCGGCATGTTCGTCACGCTCCTCTACGCCGTGGTGGACAGCGCCGCGCGCACACTCTCCTACGGCAGCGCCGGCCACCTGCCGATGATACGTAAGATTGGCGGAGCCGGCGCCATTGAGTTCCTCGACCAGGCAACGGGCATACCGCTCGGCATCACCCGCGGCGCGCGCTATACGGTGCACACGTCAGCGCTTGAAAAAGGCGACCTGCTCTTTCTCTACACCGACGGTATCATTGAGGCGCGGGACAGGAAGGGGCATGAATTCGGCCTCGCGCGCCTGAAGCGTCTCCTCTCCTCTGAACGGGCAGCGGGGCCTGAGGAGATTGTGAAACGGGTGTTGCGGGGGGTTGAGCGCTTCGCAAAGGGGATGCCCCAGCACGATGACCTCACGGCAATGGCGATTAAGATCGGGTAG
- a CDS encoding ATP-binding protein, whose protein sequence is MKQIPQDIISVTIPSNPKYLRAIRALVDEVTYEMGFSAQARSEVIQAAIEACTNVIKHSYEGNFHKKIILILKELPDRLEVIIKDLGKKVHPARIRHRDLHDVKPGGLGVYIIKYSMDMVWYDMTPRKGTELKMVKFLKKAKHPR, encoded by the coding sequence ATGAAACAGATACCACAGGACATAATTTCAGTTACCATCCCGAGCAATCCAAAATACCTGCGGGCGATTCGTGCCCTCGTGGACGAGGTGACGTACGAGATGGGATTTTCGGCACAGGCGAGGAGCGAGGTGATCCAGGCCGCCATCGAGGCATGCACGAATGTGATCAAACACAGCTACGAGGGGAATTTCCACAAAAAGATCATACTCATCCTCAAAGAGCTGCCCGACCGCCTTGAGGTTATCATCAAGGACCTCGGTAAAAAGGTGCACCCGGCGCGCATCAGGCATCGGGACCTCCATGACGTGAAACCCGGCGGTCTTGGCGTGTACATCATCAAGTACTCCATGGATATGGTGTGGTACGACATGACTCCGAGGAAAGGGACAGAACTGAAGATGGTCAAATTCCTGAAGAAAGCGAAACATCCCCGCTGA
- a CDS encoding response regulator gives MKKKADKKQEYKVLVIDDEPDICSLFKELLGNEGYGVVTAQDGLEGLERYGESKPDVIILDLKMPRMGGMETLRNIRKVDRDVIVIILTAYGSAFTAREAADLNVYEYISKPFNIETVKRVVSEALASERKGEQ, from the coding sequence ATGAAAAAGAAAGCAGATAAAAAACAGGAGTATAAGGTTCTTGTAATAGATGACGAACCGGACATATGTTCGTTATTTAAGGAACTGTTGGGCAATGAAGGATATGGCGTCGTTACCGCTCAGGACGGGCTTGAGGGGCTGGAGCGGTACGGCGAGAGCAAGCCGGATGTGATCATTCTCGATCTGAAGATGCCGCGCATGGGCGGCATGGAGACGCTTCGCAATATCAGGAAAGTTGATAGAGATGTTATAGTGATAATCCTTACCGCATACGGCAGCGCCTTTACGGCGAGAGAGGCGGCTGATTTGAATGTCTATGAATACATCAGCAAGCCTTTCAATATCGAAACGGTCAAGCGGGTGGTGAGCGAGGCCCTGGCGTCCGAAAGAAAAGGCGAACAATGA
- a CDS encoding PAS domain S-box protein, translating into MDVTERKNSGEKVKQQAEEWELILNSISDFVFILDNESRIIKANTALISALHLKAEGVIGKKCYEILHKSDKPWPDCPHQKTLRDKKPHTEEVDDKNIGIPLLVTVSPIFDDKGEIAGTVHIAKDITELKKLEEEHGKMLLWQHGVSVLQHSLLAPALLDEKLRTITDGVVRLFDADFCRIWLIRPGDLCERDCIHAEVREGPHVCRYRDRCLHLVASSGRYTHLDGKAHHRVPFGCYKIGRIASGEDHKFLTNDVQHDPHVHNHEWARNLGLVSFAGYQLRVPGGEAIGVLSLFSKHPMRSAEDEMLDGLSSAVALVIQQSHAEEALRKSEEDMAITLHSIGDAVISVDTDGRIVRMNPVAEKMTGWTLLESKGSPLSNVFRIIDARTRQPSPDPVKRVLETAGIIGLSNDTMLIARDGTEYLIADSAAPIRDKDGRILGVVLVFHDVTEQYRMQVALRESESKYRNLFESSRDAIMIIEPPSWKFTSGNRATMEMFKARNAEEFSNLGPWDLSPERQPDGRASAEKAREMIQTAMREGSNYFEWTHKRLDGEEFPATVLLTRMEQDGKVIVQATVRDITTQKGMERRLMTAERLAAVGTFVAGAGHELNNPLACVIGFSQLALSKLGQDKFERKELRDALEKVASNADRCRAIVSSLLACGRGYSLQLAPVDVHEVVDEAMELTGRQTSLEHIALKKDYLLDVPCVFVNREALSKVFINVALNACQAMNGRGVLKITTAREGNWLRVIFQDSGVGIKKEDLHKVFDPFFSTKEVGKGAGLGLSVCVGIVKSHDGDMTVQSDGEGRGTTVTIMLPIEKRGGYEKESR; encoded by the coding sequence ATGGATGTCACCGAGCGTAAAAATTCCGGGGAGAAAGTCAAACAGCAGGCCGAGGAGTGGGAGCTCATACTTAACTCCATCTCGGATTTTGTTTTCATCTTGGATAACGAAAGCAGGATAATTAAGGCCAACACGGCGCTTATAAGCGCATTACACTTAAAGGCCGAAGGGGTGATAGGAAAGAAGTGTTATGAAATCCTGCATAAGTCCGATAAACCTTGGCCCGATTGCCCGCATCAAAAGACGCTGCGAGACAAAAAGCCGCATACCGAGGAGGTGGACGATAAAAATATAGGCATACCTCTTTTGGTTACGGTATCGCCTATATTTGACGATAAGGGAGAGATAGCGGGCACGGTACATATTGCCAAAGATATCACCGAGCTGAAAAAGCTGGAGGAAGAACATGGCAAAATGTTGCTGTGGCAGCATGGTGTCAGCGTGCTCCAGCATTCGCTGCTTGCGCCGGCATTGCTTGATGAAAAACTAAGAACTATAACCGATGGCGTTGTCCGGCTCTTTGACGCCGATTTTTGTCGAATATGGCTGATTCGGCCCGGAGATCTTTGTGAACGGGACTGCATCCATGCCGAAGTGAGAGAAGGGCCTCATGTATGCCGCTACCGTGACCGGTGTTTGCATTTGGTGGCGAGCTCCGGCCGCTACACCCACCTGGACGGCAAAGCGCACCACCGCGTCCCCTTCGGCTGTTACAAAATCGGACGCATCGCGTCTGGCGAAGATCACAAGTTCCTGACAAATGACGTGCAGCATGATCCCCATGTCCACAACCACGAATGGGCGCGCAATCTGGGACTCGTGTCGTTCGCAGGATACCAGCTTAGGGTTCCCGGCGGTGAAGCGATAGGTGTTCTGAGTCTTTTCTCCAAACATCCCATGCGGTCTGCTGAAGACGAAATGCTGGACGGACTCAGCAGCGCCGTTGCGCTTGTCATCCAACAGTCCCATGCGGAGGAGGCGTTGCGGAAGAGTGAGGAAGACATGGCCATTACTTTGCATTCCATTGGCGACGCGGTCATCTCCGTCGATACCGATGGGAGGATCGTGCGCATGAATCCCGTGGCCGAGAAAATGACTGGCTGGACGCTGCTTGAATCTAAAGGGAGTCCCCTGTCCAATGTTTTCCGCATTATAGATGCCCGTACTCGCCAGCCGTCACCGGATCCTGTCAAGCGTGTTCTGGAAACAGCCGGTATTATCGGACTGTCTAATGATACCATGCTGATTGCCCGCGACGGCACGGAGTATCTGATTGCCGACAGCGCCGCACCCATCCGCGATAAGGACGGCCGTATTCTCGGCGTGGTGCTGGTCTTTCATGATGTGACAGAGCAGTATCGTATGCAAGTGGCGCTGCGGGAAAGTGAAAGCAAGTACCGCAACCTCTTCGAGAGTTCCCGTGACGCTATCATGATCATTGAACCTCCGTCATGGAAGTTCACCTCCGGCAACCGTGCAACGATGGAGATGTTCAAGGCGAGGAACGCGGAGGAATTCTCGAATCTGGGGCCGTGGGATCTATCGCCCGAACGGCAGCCGGACGGGCGCGCTTCCGCCGAAAAGGCCAGGGAGATGATCCAGACAGCCATGCGCGAGGGCTCCAATTATTTCGAGTGGACGCATAAGCGCCTCGACGGCGAGGAGTTCCCCGCCACCGTACTCCTGACCAGGATGGAGCAAGACGGAAAGGTAATCGTCCAGGCAACGGTAAGGGACATTACCACGCAAAAGGGAATGGAGAGACGGCTCATGACAGCGGAGAGGCTGGCGGCCGTAGGCACGTTTGTGGCGGGGGCCGGCCACGAGCTCAATAACCCGCTCGCCTGTGTGATCGGTTTCAGCCAGTTGGCGTTGAGCAAGCTGGGGCAGGACAAATTCGAGCGCAAAGAACTGAGGGACGCGCTTGAGAAGGTGGCGAGCAACGCCGATCGTTGCAGGGCGATTGTGAGCAGCCTGCTTGCATGCGGGAGGGGATACAGCCTTCAGTTGGCGCCAGTGGATGTGCATGAGGTTGTGGATGAGGCTATGGAGTTAACCGGGCGGCAGACATCGCTTGAGCACATAGCGTTGAAAAAAGATTATTTATTGGATGTCCCCTGTGTCTTTGTTAACCGGGAGGCGTTATCGAAGGTTTTTATAAATGTGGCGCTCAATGCCTGCCAGGCCATGAATGGCAGGGGGGTATTGAAAATTACCACGGCGAGGGAAGGCAACTGGCTTCGCGTTATATTCCAGGACAGTGGGGTGGGGATAAAAAAAGAGGATTTGCACAAGGTGTTCGATCCGTTCTTCAGCACCAAGGAGGTTGGGAAGGGCGCCGGGCTCGGGCTGTCGGTGTGCGTCGGCATAGTCAAGTCTCACGACGGTGATATGACCGTTCAGAGCGACGGTGAAGGCAGGGGAACAACGGTAACCATTATGTTACCCATAGAAAAGAGAGGCGGTTATGAAAAAGAAAGCAGATAA